The Urbifossiella limnaea nucleotide sequence CACCGCCCTGTCGAACTTCGCCCGCATGCCGACCCCGGACCTCAAGCCGATCCCGATCCGTCGGGTGGTCGAGGAGGCGGTCGAGTCGAACCCGCCGCCGGCCGGGGTCGTTGTGACCCACGACTGGCCGGCCGACCTGCCGGACGTGCTCGCCGACGCCGACCAGCTGCGGATCGTCTTCGCCAACCTGGTCCGCAACGCACGGGAGGCGATGGGCGGCACCGGCACCCTCACCCTGGCCGGGCGGGCCGCCGGGGGTGGGGCGGTGGTGACCACGGTCACCGACACGGGGGGCGGAATCGCGCCGGAAAACCTGGGCCGGGTGATGGAGCCGCTGTTCACCACCAAGGCCCGGGGCATCGGCCTGGGGCTCGCGCTGTCCCGGGCCATCCTCGAGAAGAACAAGGGGAGCCTGCGGGTGGCCAGCACGCCCGGGCAGGGCACGACGTTTACCGTCCGGCTGACGACCGCGGAGGGGGACCGGGTATGACGACCGCCGCACCGGCGATTCTCGTGGTGGACGACGAGCCGGACGCCTGCCGGAACCTCGCCGACATCTTCACCGACCTGGGGTACCGGGTGGACACGGCCCCCGACGGGCCGGCCGCCCTGGACCTCGTCCGGAAGTTCCCGTACGCCGTCGCCCTGCTCGACTTCAAGATGCCGGGGATGGACGGGCTGGAGCTGTACCGGGAGATCAAGCGGCTCCGGGCCGGCACGGTCGCCATCATCGTGTCGGCGTACACCAGCCTGGCCACCCGGGACGCGGCCCTCGGGGCGGGGGCGTGGCGGGTGCTGTCCAAGCCGGTCGATCTGCCGCGGCTCCTCGGGCTGGTGGACGAGGCCGTCGGGCAGCCGCTGGTCTTGGTGGTGGACGACGACCCGGACCTGTGCGCCACGCTCTGGGACCTGTTCCGCGAGCGCGGCTTCCGGGTCTGCATCGCCCACGACGCCGCGGACGCGGCCGAGCGGATGGGCACCGGGCCGTTCAAGGTGGTGCTGATCGACATGCGGCTCCCGGCCGGGGACGGGTCGGCCGTCTTCCGGATGGTCCGGGAGTCCTGCCCGGACGCGCACACGGTGCTCATCACCGGACACCGGGAGGAGCTCGGCGACCTGGTCCACGAGGTGCTCCGCGCGGGGGCCGACGCCGTCTGCTACAAGCCGTTCGACGTGCCCGGGCTGCTCGACACGGTCGGGCGGCTGAGCCGGGACGAGCCGGCCGGTGGGGATTCGCATGCTTGAGCCCGCCCCGTTCACCGTCCTGGTGGTGGACGACGACCCGGACACCCGGGCCAACCTCCGCGACATCCTCGACCTCGACCGGTACCCGGTGGTCGAAGCCGCGTCGGTCGCCGACGCCCTGGCCCGCGACGACTGGAGCCGGTACGGGGCGGTGGTCCTCGACCGGCAACTCCCCGACGGGACCGCCGAGGACCTGCTCCCCCACCTCCGGCGGCTCGCCCCGGACGCGGCGGTCGTGATCGTCACCGGGTTCGACGACCTCCACGGGGCGGTGGCGGCGTTCCGCCTGGGGGCGGCCGACTACGTCCTCAAGCCGGTGAACGCGGACGAACTCCGCACCCGGTTCGGGCGGCTGGTCGAGGCCCGGCGGTACCGGGACGCGTTGCGGGAGAGCCAGGAGTTTGCCCGGGCCGTCCTCGACTCCCTCTCCGCACACATCGCCGTCCTCGACCGAGCCGGGGCGGTGGTGGCGGTGAACGCCGCCTGGGACGCGTTTGCCCGGGAGCGGCAGGGGGACCCGGACCGGTGCGGGGTCGGGGCCAACTACCTGGAGGTCTGCCGGCGGGCGTCCGGGCCGTTCGCGGAGGAGGCACCGGTCGTCGCGGCGGGCATCCGCGACGTCCTCGCCGGGGTCCTGCCCCGGTTCGTCCTCGAATACCCGTGCGACTTCGTGGACCAGAAGATGTGGTTCGCGATGATCGTCACCCCACTCGGCCCCGACCGCCGGGGGGTCGTGGTGTCCCACCTGGACATCAGCGACCGGAAGCGGGCCGAGGAGGACCTGCGCGCGAAATCCGAGGAGCTCCGGGCCACGACCCAGCAGTTGTGGCAGGCGGCCCGGCTGGCCGGGGTCGGCGAACTCGCCGCCAGCCTGGCCCACGAGTTGAACAACCCGCTCGCCACCGTCCACCTTCGGGTCGAGGGGCTGCTGGCGAAAACGCCGCCGGGCGACCCCCGCCGGCGGCCGCTCGAGGTCGTGGACCAGGAGGTCACCCGGATGGCGGGTCTGGTGGGCAACCTGCTCGGGTTCAGCCGGGCCGGGCGGGACCAGGTTTCCACCGTGGACGTGTGCGAGGAGGTCACCCGGACGGCCGAGTTGGCCGCCCAACACCTGCGGAAGCGGCAGATCCGGTTCCAGCCCGAGTTCACCCCGGCGGGGCAGGTCATTTACGCCGACCGGCAGCAACTCCGGCAGGTGTTCCTGAACCTGTTCACCAACGCCGCCGACGCCATGCCCTCCGGCGGCCGGCTGACCGTACGGGTCGCCCCCGGGACGCTGCCGGGCGGGCGGGCGGCCGTGGTTGTGGACGTGGCCGACACCGGGTCGGGCATCCCGCCGGAGCACCTAACCCGGGTGCTCGACCCGTTCTTCACGACGAAGGAGGAGGGGAAGGGGACCGGGCTGGGTCTGGCCATCTGCCGGCGGATCGTCGAGCAGCACAACGGCGCCCTGGAGATCGACAGCCGGGTCGGCGCGGGGACCACCGTCCGGGTCACCCTGCCGGTCCGCCCGGACACGAACGTGGCACCCCTCCGGCCCGCCTGACCGCGCTCGACGGTGACACCCTGATCTTCCCCAAGAAAAGTGGAGTCGAAGTTAACGGTGGGTCTGGTGGTACGTGCGCTCGAACTCCTCCGGGGAGACGAACCCCAGGGAGGAGTGGCGGCGGACGCGGTTGTAGAACACTTCCCCCAACCCGTGTCCGACCCGAAGCCGGACCGGTCACGCGGCCCCCAGCACTGCGCGCCGCCCCACCGCCCGCTGCCGTCGTGACGTGCGGCGGGGGTCGGTAAGAATTGCGGTCGGTCTCGTCCGACGCCCGCCAGGCGCTTCACCCATCCGACTCGTTTGTCCTGGGTTCTCCTGCGGCCCGCCGGGGGCGGCGTGGGGGCGGGGCGCTGACCGCCGCCGCACCGGCCGAGGCCTGGGAGCCGCGATCGACGGGAGCGGCTGCCGGACCGCCGGAGCCGCCGCCCGATACTCCTGACCCGAACCCGGAGCAGTCACCACGGCGGAGTTCACGTGCCGAACCCGCAATCCAGGATCACAACCAGGGGGCGTGCCACACCCGCCGCCCACGGGGGCTCGTGACGGAGATCACCTTGCTGGTGCGCGACGGCGACGCCGCCGCGCTCGCGGTGGAGGCCGACGTCGAAGGGTGACGACCGCCGCCCTTACTCGTTCGGGTGCGGCCAGGCGATCGTCTCGACCTAGCCACGTGGCCTGACTGAGGGCTTCGCGGCCTTGAAGTCCGGGTTGTGGAGCAGAGCCGCCGCCTCGAGCAGTAGCCACGCCGTGATCGCCACGACCCGCCAGTCCACCGGGCCGTGAACGG carries:
- a CDS encoding response regulator; this translates as MTTAAPAILVVDDEPDACRNLADIFTDLGYRVDTAPDGPAALDLVRKFPYAVALLDFKMPGMDGLELYREIKRLRAGTVAIIVSAYTSLATRDAALGAGAWRVLSKPVDLPRLLGLVDEAVGQPLVLVVDDDPDLCATLWDLFRERGFRVCIAHDAADAAERMGTGPFKVVLIDMRLPAGDGSAVFRMVRESCPDAHTVLITGHREELGDLVHEVLRAGADAVCYKPFDVPGLLDTVGRLSRDEPAGGDSHA
- a CDS encoding ATP-binding protein; translated protein: MLEPAPFTVLVVDDDPDTRANLRDILDLDRYPVVEAASVADALARDDWSRYGAVVLDRQLPDGTAEDLLPHLRRLAPDAAVVIVTGFDDLHGAVAAFRLGAADYVLKPVNADELRTRFGRLVEARRYRDALRESQEFARAVLDSLSAHIAVLDRAGAVVAVNAAWDAFARERQGDPDRCGVGANYLEVCRRASGPFAEEAPVVAAGIRDVLAGVLPRFVLEYPCDFVDQKMWFAMIVTPLGPDRRGVVVSHLDISDRKRAEEDLRAKSEELRATTQQLWQAARLAGVGELAASLAHELNNPLATVHLRVEGLLAKTPPGDPRRRPLEVVDQEVTRMAGLVGNLLGFSRAGRDQVSTVDVCEEVTRTAELAAQHLRKRQIRFQPEFTPAGQVIYADRQQLRQVFLNLFTNAADAMPSGGRLTVRVAPGTLPGGRAAVVVDVADTGSGIPPEHLTRVLDPFFTTKEEGKGTGLGLAICRRIVEQHNGALEIDSRVGAGTTVRVTLPVRPDTNVAPLRPA